Below is a genomic region from Marinobacter salarius.
CCTTTTTTATCGATAACACGCATACCCTTGGTGGATACGCGCAGCTTTACGAAGCGCTTCTCTGATTCAACCCAGAAGCGATGGTTCTGCAGGTTGGGCAGAAAACGACGACGTGAGTGGTTCATCGCGTGAGAAACGTTGTTACCGGTGACCGGTCGCTTACCGGTAACCTGACAGACTCTGGACATACTTGCCTCCGACCTGAGCTTTGGTCCTGAAAATGCGTATTTAAATCGTTTAATCGGGTCTCTGGTTGCTACCTGCGCCTCAAAAAATGCACGCTGCTCGCCAGACGCCGCCAGAAAGGGACGTTTTTATACCAGAACTGCCTCCCCAACGCAAAAATTTGTTGGGAATTTGGCCAGTTTTCCGGCGAAGCACCGCCGGGTTTACATCAGGCCCTTTACATCAGTCCCCGTTCTGCAAGTGATATTACCTCACCATGGCCGACAACCATATGGTCAAGAACCCTGATATCCACCAACTCCAGCGCTTCTTTCAATCGCCGAGTCAGTGAAATGTCCGACTGGCTGGGCTCCGCGACCCCCGAGGGGTGGTTGTGGGCAAAAATAACGGCCGCTGCGTTGAACTCCAGGGCTTGCCGGACGACCTCCCGCGGGTAGACCGCCGCGCCGTCAATTGTGCCCCGGAATAATTCCTGATAGCGGATCACCCGATGTCGGTTATCCAGGAACAGGCCTGAGAAAACCTCATGGGGGTAGGTTCCCAGGCGACTGCACAGAAAACGCCGGGTATCCTCCGGTGAGCGCAATGGGTCCCCCTGGCGAAGCGGCTCGTCCATGACCCGTTTGGCCATCTCCATGGCGGCCTGGACCTGAGCGTACTTTGCGGTGCCGAGCCCTTTCACGTCGCAGAATTGCCTGCGCGAAGCGGTCATCAATCCTCGCAGGCCACCGAAGGCTTCGGTGAGATGGCGGGCGAGCGCCATCACCGGCATGCCGGTGGTGCCGGTTCGCAAAAATATGGCCAGCAGTTCCGCGTCCGACAGGCTGCCGGCGCCGTGGGCCAGCAGGCGTTCCCTCGGGCGTTCGTCGGTGGGCCAGTCTGAATTCGACATTATGGAGTCCTTTCTATCGTGATGACGCGCATCCTGCGCCTTGAATACCGGGGCGGTGGTGCCCTGTGATCAGTTGGAATTCTAGCATGCAGTGAGGCTGCCGGCAGCGCTCTGGCATGCTATCTTATAAGCCTTTAATTTCGTGATGAATACGGAGCCGTTGATGGCTGCTAAACGAATTCTTCTGGGTGTGACCGGTGGCATCGCTGCCTACAAGAGCGCAGAACTGGTTCGCCTGCTGAAAAAATCCGGTCACGAGGTGCGGGTTGTGATGACCCGTGGCGCCGAGGCCTTCGTGACACCGCTGACGTTTCAGGCGCTTAGCGGTGAGCCGGTCAGAACTTCTTTGCTGGATCCGGAAGCAGAGTCCGGAATGGGGCATATAGAACTGGCAAAATGGGCTGATCAGGTGGTGATTGCACCCGCCTCCGCGGATTTCATCGCTCGCCTGGCCCAAGGCATGGCCGACGACCTGCTGACCACCCTGTGCTGTGCCACAGAAGCCCCCATCGCGGTGGCTCCGGCGATGAATCAGGCCATGTGGGGCAACCGCAGGACCCAGAGAAACATTGGGCTGCTGGCGGCGGATGCACAGGTAACCCTCTGGGGCCCCGGCCAGGGCGCCCAGGCCTGCGGTGATGTGGGAGCGGGCCGAATGCTGGAGCCCACCGTGTTGTTTGATCTGATTTCCGGTGCTACCAACGGCCCACTGGCGGGGCGGCGTGTGGTTATTACCGCAGGCCCTACCCGGGAGCCGATTGACCCGGTGCGCTATATCAGCAATTACAGCTCTGGCAAGATGGGGTATGCGTTGGCCTCAGCCGCAAGAATGGCCGGTGCGAACGTCGTCCTTGTCAGTGGGCCGGTGTCCATTGAAGCGCCGGCGGGCGTTGAGGTTCGCAGTGTGACAACCGCGCAGGACATGCTGGAGTATGCAAGTGGCGCTGTGGATGAAGGCTGCGATCTGTTTATTGCGACGGCGGCGGTGGCGGATTATCGCCCCGATAGCTGTGCCGGCGACAAAATCAAGAAAACGGATGAAGGCATGAGTCTGTCGCTGGTGCGTAATCCTGATACCCTCGCCGCCATAGCTGCGCGTGCCGATGCGCCCTTTACCGTGGGTTTTGCAGCAGAAACCCGGGACGTTGAGCACTATGCCCTCGATAAACTGACACGCAAAAAGCTGAGTATGATTGTGGCCAATGACGTGTCTGCGCCGGGGCTGGGCTTCAACAGTGACAATAATGCTGTGATCGCTTTCTGGCCACAGGGCCGGGAGGCCATCGGGCCCGACACCAAGTTGGCAATCGCCGAGCGGCTGATTGCGCTGATTGGTGAACACCTCAAATCAAAGGCTGGCTCCGCTGGCGGTCTGTAACAAGGAAAACCAATGACCCGCAAAACCTTTCAGGTACGCATCCTGGATGACCGGATCGGTCGTTCAGTTCCCTTTCCCGAATATGCGACGGACGGCTCTGCCGGCCTGGATCTGCGCGCCTGTCTGGACGCGCCGCTCACACTGAAACCCGGGCAGACCGAACTGATAAAAACCGGACTCTCGATTCACATCGCGGATACCTCGTTGGCAGCGATGATTCTTCCGCGCAGCGGCCTCGGCCACAAACATGGCATTGTGTTGGGCAACCTGGTGGGCCTGATCGATTCCGATTATCAGGGCGAATTAATGGTTTCCTGCTGGAATCGGGGGCAAACCGAGTTCACCATCGACGTGGGTGAGCGCATTGCGCAGCTGGTGCTTGTGCCAGTCGTACAGGCAGACTTTGAAGTGGTGTCGTCCTTTGACGCCAGCGTGCGAGGTGACGGCGGTTTTGGTTCCACGGGAACCCGATGAGGTATCAGGCGCAGATCACTGCTCAGGGTCTATACTTCCCTGATAATTGAAGAATTCGGGCGAAAACACCTGCAGGATGGACTATGAAGCTTGGCAAAAAGAAGAACTCTGAGGACGCTGCACCTGACGCCAGACCGGACGGAAAGCAGGCAAAAAAACAGAGCAACGAGAAAAAATCCGCCACCGGCCCACGGCATAAACGGCTGACGTCCGTTGCTGTTTCCCAGGCCCTCGTGGTGGTGCTTGCCGGAGTGGCTTCGGCAGCACTGCTGTATTTTCTGTTGGCGGTTCCGGCAGAGTCCCGGCGTTATGAAACCCAGGCCTCCCTGGAGGCAGACGCCGCGGCTGTGCGTGTCGATCAGCAG
It encodes:
- the rpmB gene encoding 50S ribosomal protein L28, which produces MSRVCQVTGKRPVTGNNVSHAMNHSRRRFLPNLQNHRFWVESEKRFVKLRVSTKGMRVIDKKGIDAVLADLRARGEKF
- the radC gene encoding RadC family protein, which produces MSNSDWPTDERPRERLLAHGAGSLSDAELLAIFLRTGTTGMPVMALARHLTEAFGGLRGLMTASRRQFCDVKGLGTAKYAQVQAAMEMAKRVMDEPLRQGDPLRSPEDTRRFLCSRLGTYPHEVFSGLFLDNRHRVIRYQELFRGTIDGAAVYPREVVRQALEFNAAAVIFAHNHPSGVAEPSQSDISLTRRLKEALELVDIRVLDHMVVGHGEVISLAERGLM
- the coaBC gene encoding bifunctional phosphopantothenoylcysteine decarboxylase/phosphopantothenate--cysteine ligase CoaBC encodes the protein MAAKRILLGVTGGIAAYKSAELVRLLKKSGHEVRVVMTRGAEAFVTPLTFQALSGEPVRTSLLDPEAESGMGHIELAKWADQVVIAPASADFIARLAQGMADDLLTTLCCATEAPIAVAPAMNQAMWGNRRTQRNIGLLAADAQVTLWGPGQGAQACGDVGAGRMLEPTVLFDLISGATNGPLAGRRVVITAGPTREPIDPVRYISNYSSGKMGYALASAARMAGANVVLVSGPVSIEAPAGVEVRSVTTAQDMLEYASGAVDEGCDLFIATAAVADYRPDSCAGDKIKKTDEGMSLSLVRNPDTLAAIAARADAPFTVGFAAETRDVEHYALDKLTRKKLSMIVANDVSAPGLGFNSDNNAVIAFWPQGREAIGPDTKLAIAERLIALIGEHLKSKAGSAGGL
- the dut gene encoding dUTP diphosphatase, whose protein sequence is MTRKTFQVRILDDRIGRSVPFPEYATDGSAGLDLRACLDAPLTLKPGQTELIKTGLSIHIADTSLAAMILPRSGLGHKHGIVLGNLVGLIDSDYQGELMVSCWNRGQTEFTIDVGERIAQLVLVPVVQADFEVVSSFDASVRGDGGFGSTGTR